In one window of Halomarina pelagica DNA:
- a CDS encoding DUF7093 family protein: MALTCSLLGHEFGDPELAREREERGSEVITSVREVVVCERCGAERVLSENTEIAAVVDEDEVDLAPPVGSDATDEVGAAADEADAATDDSDADAATDDEDAFDLEETPDPAEEDAIILTDGPDEREYGEWPTEAGYDYRPWNPDELLSGPDDGDPSGPTVAEAVGSDLDGSAAGASDADGVDDAAGDLDAGVEPAAEPASARDATYACGSCGYTVEAFRTSLRRGDACPSCRRGYLRDAERNH; encoded by the coding sequence ATGGCTCTCACATGTTCGCTCCTCGGACACGAGTTCGGCGACCCCGAACTGGCGCGCGAGCGCGAAGAGCGCGGGAGCGAGGTCATCACGTCGGTCCGCGAGGTGGTCGTCTGCGAGCGCTGCGGCGCGGAGCGCGTGCTCTCGGAGAACACCGAGATCGCCGCCGTCGTCGACGAGGACGAGGTCGACCTCGCGCCGCCGGTCGGTTCGGACGCGACCGACGAGGTGGGTGCAGCGGCCGACGAGGCGGACGCCGCGACCGACGACTCCGACGCGGACGCCGCGACCGACGACGAGGACGCCTTCGACCTCGAGGAGACGCCCGACCCGGCGGAGGAGGACGCGATCATCCTGACCGACGGTCCCGACGAGCGCGAGTACGGCGAGTGGCCGACCGAGGCGGGGTACGACTACCGGCCCTGGAACCCCGACGAACTCCTGAGCGGACCGGACGACGGCGATCCCTCCGGTCCGACCGTCGCGGAGGCGGTCGGGTCCGACCTCGACGGGTCGGCGGCCGGCGCGTCCGACGCGGACGGCGTAGACGACGCGGCTGGCGATCTCGACGCCGGCGTCGAACCGGCGGCCGAGCCCGCGTCCGCGCGCGACGCGACGTACGCCTGTGGGTCGTGTGGCTACACCGTCGAGGCGTTCAGGACCTCCCTCAGGCGGGGCGACGCCTGCCCGTCCTGTCGACGGGGGTACCTCCGCGACGCTGAACGGAATCACTAA
- a CDS encoding DUF5611 family protein, which translates to MREYKMRRGEHLEERVPDMKAKIEEMFGPITGTEEYKGSDLYVVGEPSNPVFERIVAGAVAYSGKKDTLAVEFEEADPTELSPDDLEAAGEAVSLKNDFLLECTGRDAKSRRESMKNAVQDDAPDV; encoded by the coding sequence ATGCGTGAGTACAAGATGCGCCGGGGCGAGCACCTCGAGGAACGCGTCCCCGACATGAAGGCGAAGATCGAGGAGATGTTCGGCCCCATCACGGGGACCGAGGAGTACAAGGGGAGCGACCTCTACGTCGTCGGCGAGCCGTCGAATCCAGTGTTCGAACGCATCGTCGCAGGGGCGGTTGCCTACAGCGGCAAGAAGGACACGCTCGCAGTCGAGTTCGAGGAGGCCGACCCGACCGAACTCTCGCCGGACGACCTCGAAGCCGCGGGCGAGGCGGTCTCGCTCAAGAACGACTTCCTCCTCGAGTGCACGGGCCGCGACGCGAAGAGCCGACGGGAGTCGATGAAGAACGCCGTCCAGGACGACGCGCCCGACGTCTAG
- a CDS encoding ABC transporter permease translates to MSSLVGGLSTTGFRSLLRREILRFVRRPRNTFLPPVITNVLYFSVFGVILGSRLSGVSGDFGYVEFVLPGLVVLGIVSNAFENASFSIFHGRWNEYIHETLTSPLSYTSMVLAYVLSSALRGLLVGILIYAVGYLFAPVVPARPFYLLAFAVVVPTLFAGLGVIGGLWARDFDYLTVLTQFILRPLVFFGGVFYSLSVLPEPFRTLSLLDPLVYMVDGVQYGVLGYAELDPNLSLAVLTALTLAVLLFDVYLFEKGYGLVD, encoded by the coding sequence GTGAGTTCGCTCGTCGGCGGCCTCTCGACGACCGGGTTCCGGTCGCTGCTGCGCCGCGAGATCCTGCGGTTCGTCCGCCGGCCGCGCAACACGTTCCTCCCGCCGGTGATCACCAACGTGCTCTACTTCTCCGTGTTCGGCGTCATCCTCGGCTCGCGGCTCTCGGGCGTGAGCGGCGACTTCGGCTACGTCGAGTTCGTCCTGCCCGGTCTGGTCGTCCTCGGGATCGTCTCGAACGCCTTCGAGAACGCCTCGTTCTCCATCTTCCACGGCCGCTGGAACGAGTACATCCACGAGACGCTCACCTCGCCGCTGTCGTACACGTCGATGGTGCTCGCGTACGTCCTCTCCAGCGCGCTGCGCGGCCTGCTCGTCGGGATACTCATCTACGCCGTCGGCTACCTGTTCGCGCCGGTCGTCCCCGCGAGGCCGTTCTACCTGCTCGCGTTCGCCGTCGTCGTCCCGACGCTGTTCGCGGGGCTGGGCGTCATCGGCGGCCTCTGGGCGCGCGACTTCGACTACCTGACCGTGCTCACCCAGTTCATCCTCCGGCCGCTGGTGTTCTTCGGCGGGGTGTTCTACTCGCTGTCGGTCCTCCCCGAGCCGTTCCGGACCCTCTCGCTGCTCGATCCGCTCGTCTACATGGTCGACGGCGTGCAGTACGGCGTCCTCGGCTACGCGGAACTCGACCCGAACCTCTCGCTGGCCGTCCTGACGGCGCTGACACTCGCCGTGTTGCTGTTCGACGTCTACCTCTTCGAGAAGGGATACGGACTGGTAGACTAG
- a CDS encoding ABC transporter ATP-binding protein — MTQAIRVRDLHKEYGDVRALDGLSIDVEEGEFFGLLGPNGAGKTTFINVLVGLARKTGGTAEVFGYDVESEYQRARDAIGLAPQEFNVDRFFPIVEVLEHKAGYHGVPRKEARRRAEEALRTVGIYDKRDTRFDWLSGGMKRRFVIARALVSDPDLLILDEPTAGVDVELRRDLWDLVRRLNDEGTTILLTTHYIEEAERLCDRVAIVDDGRRVEVATPDDLRSRSTDELEVTLASEPTALPAFDYEDVAGVRVEGDTIRLRATGAGRLAPDVLRDLDRAGERVVDVSIRRASLEEVFVELTGGDGDEGREEAEAGAEVIA; from the coding sequence ATGACACAGGCCATCCGTGTCCGCGACCTCCACAAGGAGTACGGCGACGTTCGGGCGCTCGATGGGCTCTCGATCGACGTCGAGGAGGGCGAGTTCTTCGGCCTGCTCGGTCCCAACGGCGCGGGCAAGACGACGTTCATCAACGTCCTCGTCGGCCTCGCGCGCAAGACGGGCGGCACCGCCGAGGTGTTCGGCTACGACGTCGAGTCGGAGTACCAGCGGGCGCGCGACGCCATCGGCCTCGCCCCCCAGGAGTTCAACGTCGATCGGTTCTTCCCCATCGTCGAGGTGCTCGAGCACAAGGCGGGGTACCACGGCGTCCCGCGGAAGGAGGCCCGACGGCGCGCGGAGGAGGCCCTGCGGACCGTCGGCATCTACGACAAGCGCGACACCCGCTTCGACTGGCTCTCCGGCGGGATGAAGCGCCGGTTCGTGATCGCCCGGGCGCTCGTCTCGGATCCCGACCTGCTCATCCTCGACGAGCCGACCGCGGGCGTGGACGTGGAACTCAGGCGTGACCTCTGGGACCTCGTCCGGCGGCTCAACGACGAGGGGACGACGATCCTCCTCACCACCCACTACATCGAGGAGGCCGAGCGCCTCTGCGACCGCGTCGCGATCGTCGACGACGGCCGGCGCGTGGAGGTGGCGACGCCCGACGACCTCAGGTCGCGCAGCACCGACGAACTCGAGGTCACGCTCGCGTCGGAGCCGACCGCGCTCCCCGCGTTCGACTACGAGGACGTGGCGGGCGTGCGGGTCGAGGGCGACACGATCCGCCTCCGCGCGACCGGCGCGGGCCGCCTCGCGCCGGACGTGCTCCGCGACCTGGACCGCGCCGGCGAGCGCGTCGTGGACGTGAGCATCCGCCGCGCCTCCCTGGAGGAGGTGTTCGTCGAACTCACCGGCGGTGACGGCGACGAGGGGCGCGAGGAGGCCGAGGCGGGCGCGGAGGTGATCGCGTGA
- a CDS encoding cell division protein SepF produces MGLMDKLMGGTGTRSTDEYVELDVDDFHTESSTPGTQVRIANIGGQDDVIAIKDAVYDGDLVIADITRHTTSDRTMEHITDELKQVAREVGGDIVQKDDDQIIITPTDVTISRTKL; encoded by the coding sequence ATGGGTCTCATGGACAAGCTGATGGGGGGGACCGGGACGCGAAGCACCGACGAGTACGTCGAGTTGGACGTCGACGACTTCCACACCGAGTCGAGCACCCCCGGAACGCAGGTCCGCATCGCGAACATCGGCGGGCAGGACGACGTGATCGCCATCAAGGACGCGGTCTACGACGGCGACCTCGTCATCGCCGACATCACCCGGCACACGACCTCCGACCGGACGATGGAGCACATCACCGACGAACTGAAGCAGGTCGCCCGCGAGGTCGGCGGCGACATCGTCCAGAAGGACGACGACCAGATCATCATCACGCCGACCGACGTGACGATCAGCCGGACCAAACTCTAA
- a CDS encoding S8 family peptidase: MVRNNTTRRRFLAGTAAGTVGTLFVGGVGASRAPRRIVGVTSPEAAADARDRAESVRRTLDFGGIGLAVAGRFSDRAVEELRRRRDVRYVEADGTMRAIGDRPGANAPPWEGGGGSSTAAETLPYGIDRVDAEVAHANGYTGAGADVAVIDTGIDSDHPDLAANLGEGRAFVKCRGGSCNVPWDDDNGHGTHCAGTADAIDNEEGVVGVSTEATLHAVKVLDRRGSGSFSDVAAGIEYTADQGWDVASMSLGASSGSQTVEDACTYAYGKGVLLVAAAGNSGPCTDCVGYPAAYPEVIAVSATDSTDALASFSSTGPEVELAAPGADVLSTVPGGGYDTLSGTSMACPHVAGAGGQLMARGYANAEARDRLAATAEDVGLSENEQGNGLLDVAAALGLNSDDDLN, translated from the coding sequence ATGGTACGAAATAACACCACACGACGGCGCTTCCTCGCGGGTACCGCCGCGGGCACCGTCGGAACGTTGTTCGTCGGCGGCGTCGGCGCGAGCCGTGCGCCGAGGCGCATCGTCGGCGTCACCTCCCCCGAGGCGGCGGCGGACGCCCGCGACCGTGCCGAGTCGGTCCGGAGGACGCTCGACTTCGGGGGGATCGGACTGGCCGTCGCCGGTCGCTTCTCCGACCGGGCCGTCGAGGAACTGCGGCGTCGGCGCGACGTGCGGTACGTCGAGGCGGACGGGACGATGCGCGCCATCGGGGATCGGCCGGGGGCGAACGCACCGCCGTGGGAGGGGGGTGGCGGTAGCTCCACCGCCGCCGAGACGCTCCCCTACGGGATCGATCGCGTGGACGCGGAGGTGGCCCACGCCAACGGCTACACCGGCGCGGGTGCGGACGTCGCCGTCATCGACACCGGCATCGACTCCGACCACCCCGATCTGGCGGCGAACCTCGGCGAGGGGAGGGCGTTCGTGAAGTGCCGCGGCGGATCCTGCAACGTCCCGTGGGACGACGACAACGGCCACGGGACCCACTGTGCGGGTACGGCCGACGCGATCGACAACGAGGAGGGGGTCGTCGGCGTCAGCACCGAGGCCACCCTCCACGCGGTGAAGGTGCTCGACAGGCGCGGCTCGGGGTCGTTCTCCGACGTCGCGGCCGGTATCGAGTACACCGCCGACCAGGGCTGGGACGTCGCCAGCATGAGCCTCGGCGCGAGTTCCGGCTCGCAGACCGTCGAGGACGCCTGTACGTACGCCTACGGGAAGGGCGTCCTCCTCGTCGCGGCGGCGGGCAACAGCGGCCCCTGCACCGACTGCGTCGGCTACCCCGCCGCCTATCCCGAGGTGATCGCCGTCAGCGCCACCGACTCGACCGACGCGCTCGCGAGCTTCTCCTCGACCGGTCCCGAGGTGGAACTCGCCGCCCCCGGCGCGGACGTCCTCTCGACGGTCCCCGGCGGCGGCTACGACACCCTCTCGGGCACGTCGATGGCCTGCCCGCACGTCGCCGGCGCGGGCGGTCAGCTGATGGCCCGGGGGTACGCGAACGCGGAGGCGCGCGATCGCCTCGCCGCGACCGCCGAGGACGTCGGTCTCTCGGAGAACGAGCAGGGGAACGGCCTGCTCGACGTCGCGGCCGCGCTCGGGCTGAACTCCGACGACGACCTGAACTGA
- a CDS encoding geranylgeranyl reductase family protein, which yields MHDFIVVGAGPAGSRFARRAAERGRDVLVFEQGEIGEPLACSGHVSLDVWEYVPEGARADLFQNDIYGARFHVGGPETPGEPFYKREVISNAIDRVGLDRVLARAAGDAGADVRDGHTVTGVEERPDGVRVTVKGPDGTERHEARMAVGSDGPRSRVRAECGLPEPNEFLHGVLGFDPEPDHRDFVDVHLTVPRFFAWRIPRGDAGVEYGLGCAPGADVSGRFDDLCAAYGVELERRCSGMIPVGPPDRVTGRRSLLLGDAAGQTKPFTGGGILYGMRAADHAADRVDPERPETLDDYERAWRADLRNEIRLGRLVRAGYSLPTTLQRAGLRALSGEIAVHMDEPSTLFSRDQLRALLGR from the coding sequence ATGCACGACTTCATCGTCGTCGGCGCGGGGCCCGCGGGGTCGCGCTTCGCGCGACGGGCGGCCGAGCGCGGTCGGGACGTGCTCGTCTTCGAGCAGGGGGAGATCGGAGAGCCCCTCGCCTGTTCCGGGCACGTGAGCCTCGACGTCTGGGAGTACGTCCCCGAGGGGGCGCGCGCGGACCTCTTCCAGAACGACATCTACGGCGCGCGCTTCCACGTCGGCGGCCCGGAGACGCCCGGCGAACCGTTCTACAAGCGGGAGGTGATCTCCAACGCGATCGATCGCGTCGGCCTCGATCGGGTCCTCGCGCGCGCCGCGGGCGACGCGGGCGCGGACGTGCGCGACGGCCACACCGTCACCGGCGTCGAGGAGCGCCCGGACGGCGTACGGGTGACGGTCAAGGGCCCGGACGGCACGGAGCGCCACGAGGCGCGGATGGCGGTCGGGAGCGACGGGCCGCGCTCCCGGGTGCGCGCGGAGTGCGGCCTCCCCGAACCGAACGAGTTCCTCCACGGCGTGCTCGGGTTCGATCCCGAACCCGACCACCGGGACTTCGTGGACGTGCACCTCACCGTCCCGCGGTTCTTCGCGTGGCGCATCCCGCGCGGCGACGCGGGCGTCGAGTACGGGCTGGGGTGTGCGCCGGGCGCGGACGTGTCCGGGCGGTTCGACGACCTGTGTGCCGCCTACGGCGTCGAACTCGAACGGCGCTGCTCGGGGATGATCCCCGTCGGACCGCCCGACCGGGTGACGGGCCGCCGCAGCCTCCTGCTCGGCGACGCGGCGGGGCAGACCAAGCCGTTCACCGGCGGCGGCATCCTCTACGGGATGCGCGCGGCCGATCACGCCGCCGACCGGGTGGACCCCGAACGCCCGGAGACGCTCGACGACTACGAGCGGGCGTGGCGCGCCGACCTCCGGAACGAGATCCGGCTCGGCCGCCTCGTCCGCGCGGGCTACTCCCTCCCGACGACCCTCCAGCGGGCCGGGCTGCGGGCGCTCTCGGGGGAGATCGCGGTGCACATGGACGAACCCTCGACGCTCTTCTCGCGCGACCAGCTTCGGGCGCTGCTCGGCCGGTAG
- a CDS encoding WD40/YVTN/BNR-like repeat-containing protein: MTRIYAALRNALLVADGEPGDWRVTERLAGEEIQCVVAAPGRPDRVLCGTADDGVYRSSNGGETWNRVGEGVVGDRVTALAVSPDDPDELWAGTEPSRVYRSGDGGETWAEREGLTDLPSSSEWSFPPRPHTHHVRWLEVDPNDPAHLYVTVEAGALVQTRDRGETWTDRVPSARRDTHSMATHPDAPGRAWAAAGDGYAETRDGGETWTHPQEGLDHRYCWSVAVDADDPDVVLLSSARGAYTAHNPDRAETYVYRREDDGAWERSMDGLPGPDGLLRPVLASGGPGEFYALTNRGPFRSMDGGETWMRQVWPWHEGYERQTPQGLVVL; the protein is encoded by the coding sequence ATGACCCGCATCTACGCCGCTCTGCGAAACGCCCTGCTCGTGGCCGACGGCGAACCGGGCGACTGGCGCGTCACAGAGCGCCTCGCCGGCGAGGAGATCCAGTGCGTCGTGGCCGCGCCCGGTCGCCCCGATCGCGTCCTCTGCGGGACGGCCGACGACGGCGTCTACCGCTCGTCGAACGGCGGCGAGACGTGGAACCGCGTCGGCGAGGGCGTCGTCGGCGACCGGGTGACCGCGCTCGCCGTCTCGCCCGACGACCCCGACGAACTGTGGGCCGGGACGGAGCCGAGTCGCGTCTACCGTTCGGGTGACGGCGGGGAGACGTGGGCCGAACGCGAGGGGCTGACCGACCTCCCCTCGTCGTCCGAGTGGTCGTTCCCGCCGCGCCCGCACACCCACCACGTCCGCTGGCTGGAGGTGGACCCGAACGACCCGGCGCACCTATACGTCACCGTCGAAGCGGGCGCGCTCGTCCAGACGCGCGATCGCGGCGAGACGTGGACGGACCGCGTCCCCTCCGCGCGGCGCGACACGCACTCGATGGCGACCCACCCCGACGCACCGGGGCGGGCGTGGGCGGCCGCGGGCGACGGCTACGCGGAGACGCGCGACGGCGGCGAGACCTGGACGCACCCGCAGGAAGGCCTCGACCACCGCTACTGCTGGAGCGTCGCCGTGGACGCGGACGACCCGGACGTGGTCCTCCTCTCGTCGGCGCGGGGGGCCTATACCGCCCATAACCCCGACCGCGCGGAGACCTACGTCTACCGCCGCGAGGACGACGGCGCGTGGGAGCGGTCGATGGACGGCCTGCCGGGACCCGACGGCCTCCTCCGGCCCGTCCTCGCGTCGGGCGGGCCGGGTGAGTTCTACGCGCTCACGAACCGCGGCCCCTTCCGCTCGATGGACGGCGGCGAGACGTGGATGCGGCAGGTCTGGCCGTGGCACGAGGGGTACGAGCGACAGACGCCCCAGGGGTTGGTCGTGCTCTGA
- the hepT gene encoding type VII toxin-antitoxin system HepT family RNase toxin → MGTDPLTSDRANRITEAIEDIERNLSSLREKQHLSRAEYKASDEQDLRDAVERKFEKLTEAVLDIADQLLKHERGSSPRGRKDKIRELRREGVIDSALTERLLDAVEFRDVLSHTYGPIVNDDIVYDSLQTGLERYVEFAEAVDEYVHTRT, encoded by the coding sequence ATGGGAACCGATCCCCTCACCAGCGACAGGGCGAATCGAATCACTGAAGCGATCGAGGATATCGAGCGGAATCTCTCCTCGCTTCGAGAGAAGCAGCATCTATCTCGGGCAGAATACAAAGCGAGCGACGAGCAGGACCTCCGCGATGCAGTCGAGCGAAAATTCGAGAAACTGACCGAAGCGGTTCTCGACATCGCGGATCAACTCCTGAAGCACGAACGTGGGAGTTCACCGCGTGGCCGAAAGGACAAAATCCGCGAACTGCGACGGGAGGGGGTCATCGATAGTGCGCTCACCGAGAGGCTGCTCGATGCCGTCGAATTCAGAGACGTGTTATCGCACACGTACGGACCGATCGTCAACGACGACATCGTGTACGATTCGCTACAAACTGGCCTCGAACGCTACGTCGAGTTCGCCGAAGCGGTCGACGAATACGTTCACACCCGGACGTAG